In the genome of Halalkalicoccus subterraneus, the window GCCCATTCCGCCCATGCCACCCATACCGCCGGGCGCGCCGCCCTCGTCGTCGCCCTTGTCCGTCGAGAGGTCGCCGGCGGAGATGATGTCGTCGATCTTGAGCACGAGGTTCGCCGCCTCCGTCGCGGAGGTCAGCGCCTGCTCTTTCGCGTGGGCCGGCTCGACGATACCCGCTTCGAAGGTGTCCTCGACGTCGCCCGAGAACACGTTCAGACCGGCGTGCT includes:
- a CDS encoding TCP-1/cpn60 chaperonin family protein; protein product: LAGGGAVEVEVASRLRDYADSVSGREQLAVEAFADALELVPRVLAENAGLDSIDTLVDLRSAHESGDEHAGLNVFSGDVEDTFEAGIVEPAHAKEQALTSATEAANLVLKIDDIISAGDLSTDKGDDEGGAPGGMGGMGGMGGMGGAM